A single window of Gemmatimonadota bacterium DNA harbors:
- a CDS encoding cation diffusion facilitator family transporter encodes MSAKRASTDATYADCPAPRQRGAAAHAHADHANDGHSHDGHSHSGHDHGHHHHAAKGLKGALIITAIFLVAEVVGGIMSNSLTLLADAGHMLTDVGALAFSLFVAWLSRQPSTPQKTYGYLRWEILAAFFNGATLLLISVAIIWEAIRRFQHPEPVETGVMLVVAIAGLVVNAVAARMLHAGAEHSLNVRGAYLHVLGDLLGSVAAVVAALCVRLKGWTIADPIASVVMTVLIVRGSWSLVRESIDVLLEAVPAHIDLATVRTALESVSHVESIHDLHVWTLTSGVVAMSAHALVRDPVQHQQALEAMNAAAAAQGIHHVTIQIEGNALADCVREPVHAV; translated from the coding sequence ATGAGCGCGAAGCGGGCAAGCACGGATGCAACTTATGCTGACTGCCCAGCCCCACGCCAGCGTGGAGCGGCCGCGCACGCGCACGCCGATCACGCCAACGACGGGCATTCCCACGACGGGCATTCCCATAGTGGACACGATCACGGGCACCACCACCACGCCGCCAAGGGACTCAAAGGCGCGCTGATTATTACCGCGATTTTTCTTGTTGCGGAGGTGGTGGGCGGGATTATGTCGAACTCGCTCACGCTGCTCGCTGACGCCGGACACATGCTCACCGACGTGGGCGCCCTCGCGTTCTCGCTCTTTGTGGCCTGGCTCTCGCGCCAACCGAGTACGCCGCAGAAGACCTACGGCTACCTTCGCTGGGAAATTCTCGCCGCGTTCTTTAACGGCGCGACGTTGCTGCTGATTTCTGTCGCCATTATTTGGGAAGCCATTCGCCGCTTTCAGCATCCGGAACCGGTGGAAACCGGGGTGATGTTGGTCGTGGCGATCGCGGGTCTCGTGGTCAATGCCGTGGCCGCCCGCATGCTCCATGCGGGCGCCGAACATTCGCTCAACGTGCGCGGCGCGTATCTGCATGTGCTGGGCGATCTGTTAGGGTCGGTGGCGGCCGTGGTGGCCGCGCTCTGCGTGCGGCTCAAGGGATGGACCATTGCCGATCCCATCGCCTCGGTGGTGATGACCGTCCTCATTGTGCGCGGCAGCTGGTCGCTGGTGCGCGAGAGTATTGATGTGCTCCTCGAAGCTGTGCCCGCGCACATCGATCTTGCGACCGTGCGCACGGCCCTCGAAAGTGTGTCGCACGTGGAGTCCATCCATGACCTGCACGTGTGGACCCTCACCTCAGGTGTGGTGGCCATGAGTGCACACGCGCTCGTGCGCGATCCGGTGCAGCATCAGCAGGCGCTCGAGGCCATGAACGCCGCGGCCGCCGCGCAGGGCATTCATCACGTCACCATTCAAATAGAAGGCAACGCGCTCGCGGACTGTGTTCGCGAACCGGTGCACGCCGTCTAA
- a CDS encoding alpha/beta hydrolase-fold protein, which translates to MRRISAVLAGAWCAVLSFAMPIGAQQAPAPPAPAAPVAVSLPSTVQRVLVSKVTHIAYRLDIALPAGFDSTTRKYPVFLMLDGNLAFASTLGIYTGLGLGNGVPPMILVGVGYPGNDPRVFTPDYVASRTRDYTPTQEKTTGVVGLAPKSGEARAFLTFIRDELIPFLEAEYRTDPADRGLGGHSLGGLFTTYALLNEPALFTRYWVGSPSLWWDNGVSFSWIAPAKAAAVKPHGRAYITVGSEESDVMVVPMKKLDVSLRANFSNLSVGAQVFPEETHVSVIGAAISRAFRFLYGNYGRPSILLGPKETAGYVGAWKSADGQQVTLVAKGKGMELQQSMVGKKVSMVLLAADRDHLFSRAWDGTVTAERDGAGKVVRLRSDVGGPPTVFERVRK; encoded by the coding sequence ATGCGACGAATCTCAGCGGTCCTCGCCGGTGCTTGGTGCGCCGTGTTGTCCTTTGCCATGCCGATCGGCGCGCAGCAGGCGCCAGCGCCGCCAGCGCCGGCCGCACCGGTCGCGGTGTCGCTGCCCAGCACTGTGCAGCGCGTGCTCGTCTCGAAAGTCACGCACATCGCGTACCGGCTCGACATTGCGCTCCCGGCGGGCTTCGACAGCACCACGCGCAAGTATCCTGTCTTCTTGATGCTCGACGGCAACCTCGCCTTCGCGTCCACGCTGGGCATCTACACGGGGCTAGGGCTGGGCAACGGCGTGCCGCCCATGATCCTCGTTGGCGTGGGATATCCCGGCAACGATCCGCGCGTGTTCACGCCGGACTACGTCGCGAGTCGCACGCGTGACTATACCCCCACCCAAGAGAAAACCACCGGGGTGGTGGGCTTGGCGCCGAAGAGCGGCGAGGCGCGAGCCTTTCTCACCTTCATTCGCGACGAGCTCATTCCGTTCCTCGAAGCCGAATATCGCACCGACCCGGCGGACCGCGGACTCGGCGGCCACTCGCTCGGTGGATTGTTCACCACCTACGCATTGCTCAACGAACCCGCACTCTTCACGCGCTATTGGGTGGGGTCGCCCTCGCTCTGGTGGGACAACGGCGTGTCGTTCTCGTGGATCGCGCCAGCCAAGGCCGCCGCGGTCAAACCGCACGGGCGCGCCTACATCACGGTGGGCTCCGAAGAGAGCGACGTGATGGTTGTGCCCATGAAAAAGCTCGATGTGTCGTTGCGCGCGAACTTTTCGAATCTGTCGGTGGGCGCGCAGGTGTTCCCCGAGGAGACGCACGTCTCCGTGATTGGCGCCGCGATCAGCCGCGCCTTCCGCTTCCTGTATGGCAACTACGGGCGCCCCAGCATTCTGCTTGGCCCCAAGGAAACGGCGGGGTATGTGGGCGCATGGAAGTCCGCGGACGGGCAACAGGTGACTTTGGTCGCCAAGGGCAAGGGGATGGAGTTGCAGCAGTCGATGGTCGGAAAGAAGGTGAGCATGGTGCTTCTCGCGGCCGACCGAGACCATTTGTTCTCGCGCGCCTGGGACGGCACGGTGACCGCCGAGCGTGACGGGGCGGGGAAGGTGGTGCGGTTGCGCTCCGATGTTGGGGGGCCGCCCACGGTCTTTGAGCGGGTTCGCAAATAG